The proteins below come from a single Saccharopolyspora sp. SCSIO 74807 genomic window:
- a CDS encoding LuxR C-terminal-related transcriptional regulator — MGREQIAGRSSALAALRAAWRDGAWQGTATRCHGRLVLLRGPAGIGKTRLMDALVRPRRAEQQRVWVDGRAATDARGLDVVLDALREDFDRFGRRGLVDAVDALARLRARPESPVSTVIGELTKVFSQAGAPGVLVDDALEIIDPAPLLIAARRAGCAVVAAVRDDAASVPMAAELAALADEVIDLEPLSAEQTRTAVGGDLHEDVHRALQEALGPLYGNPGAALGAARMLRASGRLVPSGDGLRLADAAMPVLLPPEHELLQRIRPLGRLASKLLAAAGVLGVLDVDELPQVAAALREDAGECGRLVDQLVALGALVGDEWGRFGCLCPALAATAAAEEPAVVRRMRVGTVVRPMQPRVPTRSRCTAGEAVRPERGWPGRDRPERGWSAIEVRMVELIGSGCTNRRIASEFGVSEKTVEAHLTRLFAKTGCRSRVELVAANLHGRAGAPVTDRAV; from the coding sequence ATGGGTCGGGAACAGATCGCAGGTAGGAGCAGTGCGCTGGCGGCTCTGCGCGCTGCTTGGCGGGACGGGGCTTGGCAAGGCACGGCCACCCGATGCCACGGGCGGCTGGTGCTGCTGCGCGGGCCCGCCGGGATCGGCAAGACCCGGCTGATGGACGCGCTGGTCCGCCCGCGGCGGGCCGAGCAGCAGCGGGTGTGGGTGGACGGCCGTGCGGCCACCGACGCGCGCGGCCTGGACGTGGTGCTGGACGCGCTGCGCGAGGACTTCGACCGGTTCGGGCGCCGGGGGCTGGTCGACGCGGTCGACGCGCTGGCGCGGCTGCGCGCCCGCCCGGAATCGCCGGTCTCCACCGTGATCGGGGAGCTGACCAAGGTGTTCTCCCAGGCAGGCGCGCCGGGAGTGCTCGTCGACGACGCGCTGGAGATCATCGATCCGGCGCCGTTGCTGATCGCGGCTCGCCGGGCCGGTTGCGCGGTGGTCGCCGCGGTGCGCGACGACGCCGCGTCCGTCCCGATGGCGGCGGAACTGGCTGCGCTGGCCGACGAGGTGATCGACCTCGAACCGCTGAGCGCCGAGCAGACCAGGACCGCGGTGGGCGGCGATCTGCACGAGGACGTGCACCGGGCGTTGCAGGAGGCGTTGGGGCCGCTGTACGGCAATCCCGGCGCTGCGCTCGGTGCCGCCCGGATGCTGCGCGCGAGCGGCCGCCTGGTGCCCTCCGGCGACGGGTTGCGGCTGGCCGACGCCGCGATGCCCGTGCTGCTGCCGCCGGAGCACGAGCTGCTGCAGCGGATCCGCCCGCTCGGCCGCCTCGCGAGCAAGCTGCTGGCCGCGGCCGGCGTGCTCGGCGTGCTCGACGTGGACGAACTGCCGCAGGTGGCAGCCGCACTGCGCGAGGACGCCGGGGAGTGCGGCAGGCTGGTCGACCAGCTGGTGGCGCTGGGCGCGCTGGTCGGTGACGAGTGGGGCCGGTTCGGCTGCCTGTGCCCCGCGCTCGCGGCGACCGCCGCGGCTGAGGAGCCGGCCGTGGTCCGGCGGATGCGCGTCGGCACCGTGGTGCGCCCGATGCAGCCGCGCGTGCCCACGCGGTCGCGGTGCACGGCGGGCGAAGCCGTGCGGCCCGAACGGGGCTGGCCGGGACGGGACCGGCCGGAACGGGGATGGTCTGCCATCGAGGTGCGGATGGTCGAACTGATCGGCAGCGGCTGCACCAACCGCCGCATCGCCAGCGAGTTCGGGGTCAGCGAGAAGACCGTCGAAGCCCACCTGACCAGGCTCTTCGCCAAGACCGGCTGCCGCAGCCGGGTCGAGCTGGTGGCGGCGAACCTGCACGGGCGCGCAGGCGCCCCGGTGACCGATCGCGCGGTATGA
- a CDS encoding HAMP domain-containing sensor histidine kinase, with protein MNCSPLQAVLIAACESSGVGLLGAAVLRSLRGRRVEHQLAAVLGTTVAALIVSIVAALLMARPAPDAQVAVLVVCASGVVSTGIGLLLGRSVLRGPDARGCDGRTSALARQLVAANAELAEARQHRRAAEDSRRQLVSWFAHDLRTPLARLRAIAESAQEGVLVDRSRYLGQVQNEVRRLTTLVDDLFELSRIQAGAVTLTPADAALDDFVSDAVAELGDAAAEGGVQLSAGRMEPVVAVVDHKAMARVMRELLTNAIRHGGAAVSIDTWRESGGSAGQRWAVVSISDECGGIPEQDLDSVFEVGWRGGQVREDEGGGLGLAIAHGLVVAQRGEIAVRNSGGGCCFEVRVPLSGPDRSG; from the coding sequence ATGAACTGCTCTCCGTTGCAGGCCGTGCTGATCGCCGCTTGCGAGTCGAGCGGGGTCGGGCTGCTCGGCGCCGCGGTGCTGCGGTCGCTGCGCGGCCGCCGGGTCGAGCACCAGCTGGCCGCCGTGCTGGGCACGACCGTTGCCGCGTTGATCGTGAGCATCGTCGCGGCCTTGCTGATGGCGCGTCCCGCACCCGACGCGCAGGTCGCGGTGCTGGTGGTGTGCGCGTCCGGCGTGGTCTCGACCGGCATCGGGCTGCTGCTCGGCCGCTCGGTGCTGCGCGGACCCGATGCCCGCGGTTGCGACGGGCGGACCTCCGCGCTGGCCCGGCAGCTGGTCGCGGCCAACGCGGAACTCGCCGAGGCCAGGCAGCACCGGCGCGCCGCGGAAGACTCCCGGCGCCAGCTGGTCAGCTGGTTCGCGCACGACCTGCGCACCCCGCTGGCGCGGCTGCGGGCGATCGCGGAGTCCGCGCAGGAAGGCGTGCTCGTCGACCGATCCCGGTACTTGGGGCAGGTGCAGAACGAGGTGCGGCGGCTGACCACCCTGGTGGACGACCTGTTCGAGCTCTCCCGCATCCAGGCGGGCGCGGTGACGCTGACCCCGGCGGACGCGGCGCTGGACGATTTCGTCAGCGACGCCGTGGCCGAACTCGGCGATGCCGCGGCCGAAGGCGGCGTGCAGCTCTCGGCAGGCCGGATGGAGCCGGTGGTGGCGGTGGTCGATCACAAGGCGATGGCGCGGGTGATGCGTGAGCTGCTCACCAACGCGATCCGGCACGGCGGCGCAGCGGTCTCGATCGACACCTGGCGCGAGAGCGGTGGCTCCGCCGGGCAGCGGTGGGCGGTCGTGTCGATCAGCGACGAATGCGGCGGGATCCCCGAGCAGGACCTGGATTCGGTGTTCGAGGTGGGCTGGCGCGGCGGGCAGGTCCGCGAGGACGAGGGCGGCGGGCTCGGGCTCGCGATCGCGCACGGGCTCGTCGTGGCGCAGCGCGGGGAGATCGCGGTGCGCAACAGCGGCGGCGGATGCTGCTTCGAGGTCCGCGTCCCGCTTAGCGGCCCCGACCGCTCCGGATGA
- a CDS encoding helix-turn-helix transcriptional regulator, whose product MSTEAGPDTSPGAMPAAPESKPRTRVSVWAPDPLTLLGLTEALLGSFEVFVPDDRDAEADVLVFAADQVTDRVVANMRRAAAGSAAPAVLVAGELEASRLMSVVECRVVAVVSRAAATERRLGAAIAAAAAGGGVLPPNLLGELLRQVQELQRDVLAPRGLDSVGLTAREVEVVRLLAEGCDTEEIGSRLSYSERTVKNIVRAMMRNLDVRNRPQLVAHALRCGLI is encoded by the coding sequence ATGTCGACCGAAGCCGGCCCGGACACTTCTCCGGGAGCAATGCCCGCCGCGCCGGAATCGAAACCGCGCACCCGGGTGTCGGTGTGGGCGCCGGATCCGCTCACGCTGCTCGGGCTGACCGAAGCGCTGCTGGGCTCGTTCGAGGTGTTCGTGCCGGACGATCGCGATGCCGAAGCCGACGTGCTGGTCTTCGCCGCCGACCAGGTCACCGACCGGGTGGTGGCGAACATGCGCCGCGCCGCGGCCGGGTCCGCAGCGCCCGCGGTGCTGGTGGCGGGTGAGCTCGAAGCGTCCCGCCTGATGAGCGTGGTGGAGTGCCGGGTGGTCGCGGTGGTCTCGCGGGCGGCGGCCACCGAGCGCAGGCTCGGCGCGGCGATCGCCGCGGCCGCCGCGGGTGGTGGCGTGCTGCCGCCGAACCTGCTGGGTGAGCTGCTGCGGCAGGTGCAGGAGCTGCAGCGGGACGTGCTGGCGCCGCGCGGGCTGGACTCGGTCGGGCTGACCGCGCGGGAGGTCGAGGTCGTGCGGCTGCTGGCGGAGGGCTGCGACACCGAGGAGATCGGTTCGCGGCTGAGCTACTCGGAACGCACGGTCAAGAACATCGTCCGGGCCATGATGCGCAATCTCGACGTGCGCAATCGTCCGCAACTGGTCGCGCACGCGCTGCGCTGCGGACTCATCTGA
- a CDS encoding AAA family ATPase yields MLTSTSMPPARRITRSAAPAAPRVTPLGLAHHADAPLPGREEIVGRLLDICRAAASAPVVALLGPAGSGRSALLARLRARVEAHHLRPVQLRITREEHDVAHLAARLADELGKDPREAVRVPLTRLLAQHTEQHGPLVVIVDDAQRIAPGCLAELARMVNPQNCHRVTFVCAFRTPAAGAPAELARLRDAGLVHEERLRPLDESAMRALLTDDLQAEPAPQLVRAVRRNSRGLPAFAHALLDGYREAGCLRIVDQRVCPVGGRGPAVRITHPLFAGLSELGSPCWPVLKALAVLHPLRGNVPELIARATDLPEHQVLEALKALRATGVLTGEWRFRVPALGALLTTCLGPYERRRVSELAVLALWNGAATCADPEYLAERLATAGRLVDPNRAAAELVQLSGRTPPERGDLADHWGRAAARLCTESGQRAEVLHRHAVTSALHMRFESAAESADEVLRDHPQQLSPDSAQELRIVRLVAAAGTGALGELVPERSPSTVVTRAAGLCLLGRWAQAHDELVEDLPLWSSSESTNGMFGRVLLDSAAAVLGRSRWSGSARGRGTTADVLRILTRALTLFGGLREPAQGAQVAAERAVHFGHAGRWDEALEHARSGLATAAAWGGTPGHTALFRQMADIFVARGQLQRARTIIAEAREQHLLLPHLLAIPEAELESTTGATDRARAHLTSALRAADADGVLIGTDELLRALVELETRCGDHAAAREHAARLEQVAARLDDSAARRNDLLGRVLVHGDTAAAAEAIELAESRQRPCELARTLATVGGSAAGSGTMLRTAYELFGELDALIPRARLRLLMRERKVTVPGRGTTVAENERLLATLIAEGLTNAQLATILGTSEKGIEGRLTRLFQRAGFRSRAELATALLHGDFSVELT; encoded by the coding sequence GTGCTCACTTCGACTTCGATGCCACCGGCCCGCCGGATCACGCGCTCGGCCGCGCCCGCCGCGCCGCGGGTGACGCCGTTGGGACTCGCGCACCACGCCGACGCCCCGTTGCCCGGCCGCGAAGAGATCGTCGGACGGCTGCTGGACATCTGCCGCGCCGCGGCGAGCGCCCCCGTGGTGGCGCTGCTCGGCCCGGCGGGATCCGGCCGCAGCGCGCTGCTCGCGCGGCTGCGCGCGAGGGTGGAAGCGCACCACCTGCGCCCCGTGCAACTCCGGATCACCCGCGAGGAGCACGACGTGGCGCACCTCGCCGCCCGGCTCGCCGACGAACTCGGCAAGGACCCGCGCGAAGCCGTGCGCGTCCCGCTGACGCGACTGCTCGCCCAGCACACCGAACAGCACGGGCCGCTGGTGGTGATCGTCGACGACGCGCAGCGGATCGCGCCGGGCTGCCTGGCCGAACTCGCCCGCATGGTGAATCCGCAGAACTGCCACCGGGTCACTTTCGTCTGCGCATTCCGCACCCCCGCCGCGGGCGCACCCGCCGAACTCGCGCGGCTGCGCGACGCCGGACTCGTGCACGAGGAACGGTTGCGCCCGCTGGACGAATCCGCGATGCGCGCGCTGCTCACCGACGACCTGCAAGCCGAACCGGCGCCGCAGCTGGTGCGCGCGGTGCGCCGGAACAGCCGCGGGCTGCCCGCTTTCGCGCACGCGCTGCTCGACGGCTACCGCGAAGCCGGCTGCCTGCGGATCGTGGACCAACGGGTCTGCCCGGTCGGTGGCCGCGGACCCGCCGTGCGGATCACGCACCCGCTGTTCGCCGGGCTGAGCGAGCTGGGTTCGCCGTGCTGGCCGGTGCTCAAGGCGCTGGCCGTGCTGCACCCGCTGCGCGGCAACGTCCCGGAGCTGATCGCCCGAGCGACCGACCTGCCAGAGCACCAGGTGCTCGAAGCGCTCAAAGCGCTGCGCGCGACCGGTGTGCTGACCGGCGAGTGGCGGTTCCGGGTGCCCGCGCTGGGTGCGCTGCTCACGACCTGCCTCGGCCCGTACGAGCGGCGGCGGGTCAGCGAGCTCGCGGTGCTCGCGCTGTGGAACGGCGCGGCGACCTGCGCTGATCCGGAGTACTTGGCGGAGCGGCTGGCGACCGCGGGCAGGCTGGTCGACCCGAACCGGGCCGCGGCGGAGCTTGTGCAGCTCAGCGGCCGGACACCGCCGGAGCGCGGGGACCTCGCCGACCATTGGGGCCGCGCCGCGGCGCGGTTGTGCACCGAGAGCGGGCAGCGCGCCGAGGTGCTGCACCGCCATGCGGTGACCAGCGCACTGCACATGCGGTTCGAGTCGGCCGCGGAAAGCGCGGACGAGGTGCTGCGCGACCATCCGCAGCAGCTGAGCCCGGATTCCGCGCAGGAACTGCGGATCGTGCGGTTGGTCGCGGCCGCGGGCACCGGTGCGCTGGGTGAGCTCGTCCCCGAACGCTCTCCGTCCACCGTGGTCACCCGGGCCGCCGGGCTGTGCCTGCTCGGGCGGTGGGCGCAGGCGCACGACGAGCTCGTCGAGGACCTTCCGCTGTGGTCCTCGTCCGAGTCCACCAACGGCATGTTCGGCCGGGTGCTGCTGGATTCGGCGGCGGCGGTGCTGGGCCGCTCCCGCTGGAGCGGCTCGGCGCGGGGGCGCGGAACCACCGCGGACGTGCTCCGGATTCTGACCCGGGCGTTGACGTTGTTCGGCGGACTGCGCGAACCGGCGCAGGGAGCGCAGGTGGCGGCCGAGCGGGCGGTCCACTTCGGACACGCGGGCCGGTGGGACGAGGCGCTGGAGCACGCCCGTTCCGGCCTGGCCACCGCCGCCGCGTGGGGCGGCACACCCGGACACACCGCGTTGTTCCGGCAAATGGCCGACATCTTCGTCGCCCGCGGACAGCTGCAGCGAGCGCGCACCATCATCGCGGAGGCCCGCGAACAGCACCTGCTGCTCCCGCACCTGCTGGCCATCCCGGAAGCCGAGCTGGAAAGCACCACCGGTGCGACCGACCGAGCTCGCGCGCACCTGACCTCGGCGTTGCGGGCCGCGGACGCCGACGGCGTGCTCATCGGCACCGACGAACTGCTGCGCGCCCTGGTCGAACTGGAAACGCGGTGCGGTGACCACGCGGCTGCTCGGGAGCACGCCGCGCGGCTGGAACAGGTCGCGGCGCGGCTGGACGACTCCGCCGCTCGCCGAAACGACCTGCTGGGCCGGGTCCTGGTGCACGGCGACACCGCGGCCGCGGCGGAGGCGATCGAGCTCGCCGAGTCCCGGCAGCGCCCGTGCGAACTCGCCCGCACTTTGGCCACCGTGGGCGGCTCCGCGGCCGGTAGCGGCACGATGCTGCGCACCGCCTACGAGTTGTTCGGCGAGCTCGACGCGCTCATCCCGCGCGCGCGGCTGCGGCTGCTGATGCGGGAACGCAAGGTCACCGTCCCCGGGCGCGGCACCACGGTCGCCGAGAACGAGCGGCTGCTGGCCACGTTGATCGCCGAGGGCCTGACCAACGCGCAGCTCGCGACGATCCTGGGCACCAGCGAGAAAGGGATCGAAGGACGGCTCACCCGGCTGTTCCAGCGGGCCGGTTTCCGGTCCCGCGCCGAACTCGCGACGGCTTTGCTGCACGGCGATTTCTCCGTCGAACTGACGTGA